In Hwangdonia lutea, a single window of DNA contains:
- a CDS encoding TPR end-of-group domain-containing protein codes for MNLKGFVKECHKKGVFKMLSIYIVSSWVILQVLALIASPLGLPEKSVTYLIVILLLGFPIYIYYVWKFRLLKHEIQQTEDPTTPYNKSAFQKMYFSSLFVIILLSGIAITLIFKNNFSQKIALKKLNGNDKIAVLNFENTTGNTELDNVGRIAARYISHGITENEVGQVISSKIVSDYTNVIKSQAGTSIDLNNLLKNYLKPAKVIEGAFYMEKDTLFLQGSIKDGLVDKTLISFETIKCDPNAPLDCAEKLKQDVLGYLSTEDRQDESGYIQKNNNQIASYYEETPPNYEAYQYLMNALDNIENDKTHLEYLNKAIKVDKDFFEPKTHLMAYYYNKGLFSITDSLIKTVAANSSLNARQKNWLLFYESIITGKNDKTYRAIKKEYEVASLDMNTNQTTMTIALQYVNRPEDVDAIYDEIPMDNMVLENCTRCGFRYYVKALADVELGKYNTVIKTLAPVTNIIESNYLKRPLISAYVKSGKFLELEKYLSHYALTATNQAMDYLNVFTGIQFLNANKKVEADSYFNKVIANSNATTAKPDLATAYYYIGDFKNAEDLYKTLHEAEPNNIEYIVLLAISFSKNGQFEAAKTQIEKLNRLKTDYQFGAIDYGWAQYYASMGDKDKAIAFLKKSVAQGFNYTPTTFQNDYHFKTIKDTPEFINQIMNFWKNISI; via the coding sequence ATGAACCTAAAAGGTTTCGTAAAAGAGTGCCATAAAAAGGGAGTATTCAAGATGCTTTCTATTTATATTGTATCGAGCTGGGTAATTTTACAAGTGTTGGCATTAATTGCCTCGCCCCTCGGTCTTCCTGAAAAAAGTGTTACTTATCTTATTGTTATTTTGTTGCTGGGGTTTCCTATTTATATCTACTACGTATGGAAGTTCAGGCTTCTTAAACATGAAATACAACAAACCGAAGACCCTACAACGCCGTATAACAAAAGTGCGTTTCAAAAAATGTACTTTTCGTCTTTGTTTGTAATCATTTTACTTTCCGGTATTGCTATTACCCTCATTTTCAAAAATAATTTTAGTCAAAAAATAGCACTAAAAAAATTAAATGGTAACGATAAGATTGCTGTTTTAAATTTTGAAAACACGACCGGCAATACCGAATTAGACAATGTAGGCAGAATAGCGGCGAGGTATATTAGCCATGGCATTACTGAAAATGAAGTGGGTCAAGTTATTTCGTCAAAAATTGTTAGCGATTATACCAATGTTATAAAATCTCAAGCCGGCACATCCATCGACTTAAATAACCTTCTAAAAAACTACCTAAAGCCAGCTAAGGTTATTGAAGGCGCTTTTTACATGGAAAAAGATACGCTGTTTTTACAAGGCTCCATAAAAGATGGTTTAGTCGATAAAACACTAATTTCTTTTGAAACCATTAAGTGCGACCCCAATGCGCCTTTAGATTGTGCAGAAAAATTAAAACAAGATGTTCTCGGGTATTTATCGACCGAAGATCGGCAAGATGAGTCTGGTTATATACAGAAAAACAATAATCAAATCGCATCATATTACGAAGAAACACCACCTAATTACGAAGCTTATCAATATCTAATGAATGCATTGGATAATATTGAAAATGACAAAACCCACTTGGAATACTTAAACAAAGCCATTAAAGTTGATAAGGATTTTTTCGAGCCAAAAACCCATCTCATGGCTTACTATTACAACAAGGGTTTGTTTTCAATTACCGATTCTTTAATTAAAACCGTAGCAGCAAATTCCTCATTAAACGCACGGCAAAAAAATTGGCTTCTGTTCTATGAATCCATAATTACGGGGAAAAATGATAAAACATATCGCGCTATTAAAAAAGAATACGAGGTAGCGTCTTTGGATATGAACACCAACCAAACCACTATGACCATTGCGCTACAATATGTTAACAGACCCGAAGATGTTGATGCCATATACGATGAAATCCCAATGGACAACATGGTTTTAGAAAATTGTACGCGTTGTGGTTTTAGGTATTATGTAAAAGCACTTGCCGATGTTGAACTTGGCAAATACAATACGGTTATAAAAACATTGGCTCCGGTTACAAACATTATTGAGTCCAATTATTTAAAGCGCCCGTTAATTAGTGCTTATGTGAAATCCGGTAAGTTTTTGGAACTTGAAAAATACCTGTCGCACTATGCTTTAACGGCAACAAATCAAGCTATGGATTATTTGAATGTATTTACCGGAATACAGTTTTTAAATGCCAATAAAAAAGTTGAGGCAGACAGCTATTTTAATAAAGTTATTGCAAACAGTAACGCCACTACGGCTAAGCCCGATCTTGCAACAGCCTATTATTATATAGGTGATTTTAAAAATGCTGAAGACTTATATAAAACGCTCCATGAAGCTGAACCTAATAATATTGAATATATAGTTTTGTTGGCCATAAGTTTTTCTAAAAATGGGCAATTTGAAGCCGCCAAAACTCAAATTGAAAAACTAAACCGTTTAAAAACCGATTATCAGTTTGGAGCCATCGATTATGGTTGGGCGCAGTATTACGCATCCATGGGCGATAAAGACAAAGCCATAGCCTTTCTTAAAAAA